Part of the Zea mays cultivar B73 chromosome 4, Zm-B73-REFERENCE-NAM-5.0, whole genome shotgun sequence genome is shown below.
agaattttgtgcactaacaaatttatcatgctcctcatataaaagatcttcttgtttttctagtaatctatttttgtcattcaaagcatcaatcaactcattaatcttgtcTATCTtaaatctatctaagcccttgaataagcatgaataatctatgtcatcatcatcactagactcattatcactagaagaagtataagtggagtcttgagtactcaccttcttctcccttgccataaggcatgtgtgatgcttgttggggaagagggatgacttgttgaaggcagtggcggcgagtccttcattgtcggagtcggacgaggagcagtccgaatcccactccttgccgagatgagcttcgccctttgccttcttataattcttcttcttctccctcttgttcccttggtcttgatcactatcattgtcaagacagttagcaataaaatgaccaagcttaccgcatttgaaacatgagcgctttcccttggtcttggtcttgcttggttgtcccttgcgatcttttagcgccgtcttgaatcttttgatgatgagggccatctcttcatcattaagtccggccgcctcaatttgcgccaccttgctaggtagcgcctccttgctccttgttgccttgagagcaatgggttgaggctcatggattggaccattcaatgcgtcgtccacgtaccttgcctccttaatcatcattcgcccgcttacaaattttccaagaacttcttcaggcgacatcttggtgtacctaggattttcacgaatattgttcaccaaatgaggatcaagaacggtaaaggaccttagcattaggcggacgacgtcgtggtccgtccatcgcgtgcttccgtagctccttattttgttgataagggtcttgagcctgttgtaagtttgggttggctcttctccccttatcattgcgaatcgtccaagctcgccctccaccaactccattttagtgagcatggtgatgtcgttcccttcgtgagagatcttgagggtgtcccatatctgcttggcgttgtccaggccgctcaccttattgtactcttccctgcacaaagatgctaatagaacagtagtagcttgtgcatttctatggatttgttcatttataagcatagggctatccgagctatcaaatttcattccattctctacaatctcccatatgcttggatggagagagaataagtgactacgcattttgtgactccaaaatccgtagtcttccccatcgaagtgtggaggtttgccaagaggaatggaaagcaaatgcgaattcgaactatgtggaatacgagaataatcaaatgaaaagttcgaattgaccgtcttcctgtagtcgttgtcgtcgtccttttgggaagaagtcgactcatcgctatcgtcgtagtagacgatctccttgatgcgccttgtcttcttcttcttcccatctttacgcttgtggcccgagcccgagtcagtaggcttgtcatccttcggctcgttgacgaaggactccttctccttgtcgttgatcacgattcccttccccttaggatccatctcttcgggcgattagtcccttcttgaagagaatggctccgataccaattgagagcacctagagggggggggggggtgaataggtgatcctgtgaaacttaaacttatagccacaaaaacttgttaagtgttagcacaataattgccaagtggctagagatgagtctcaacaaaacacaataccacaaaagatcaacacagagaagacacagtggtttatcccgtggttcggccaagtacaaaacttgcctactccacgttgtggcgtcccaacggacgagagttgcactcaactcctctcaagtgatccaatgatcaacttgaataccacagtgttatgcttttcctttcaatatcccgtttgcgaggaatctccataacttggagtctctcgcccttacacttgagattcacaaagaaatacggagtaagggagggaagcaacacacacaaatccccagcaaaatgcgcacacacacggccaagaatcgagctcaaaagactatctcaaagttctcactagaacggagctcgaatcactgcaaatgacaaacgaatgcgcaaagactgagtgtggatgatcaagaatgctctaaggttgcttggtcttctcctccatgcgcctaggggtcccttttatagccccaaggcagctaggagccgttgagagcaaatctggaaggcctttcttgccttctgtcgtcgggtgcaccggacagtccggtgcacaccagacactgtccggtgcccgatctccttcctaaaatgtcgcagccgaccgttgcccgccagagagccgttggcgcaccggacatgtccggtgcacaccggacagtccggtgcccccttctagtcgttggctcggccacgtgtcacgcgcagatcgcgcggccgaccgttggcccggccgaccgttggctcaccggacagtccggtgcacaccggacagtccggtgaattttagccgtacgccgtcggcgaattcccgagagcgccgagttcacgccgagtcagcctggcgcaccggacactgtccggtgcaccaccggacagtccggtgctcccagactcagtagattcttggctgctcgagccaagacatttccaattggatttttcctgtttccagcacttagacacaatacattagtccataaaacaatgtactaagtctgagaaacatatcttaattcttgatttgtactttgtccacctttttacacttaggcacttgtgttggacactaaatcaccaaaacacttagaaatggcccaaaggcacatttccctttcaggtgtgCACACCAAGAGagaggataattttgctcatgaggtcaTAGTCCTAATATTTTTAATGCATCCTATTAGAACGTACTTTACAATGCCTAAAAACATAATCTTATTCATCATCCTAATATTTTAACCATGTTTTTCCTTATCCACTCTGTTATGTTTTTTCTAGATAGGCAAACAAATCAGCCTTCAAAATCAGTATTGCCTGAATACCAGTGCAACTAAATTCATTATCGGTGGGCACAAAAACTTAGTGAAAAATATCTGAATCGAAAATCTCATGCAATCTAGTTGCACCTCTTTGCAGAGCAGGAGGTAGCGCAATAAACTGCGATGACGAGAAGGTGGCACAAATCACGCTCACCTCTGTGCCGTACTCCTGGGCATACTGTTTGGAGCGAGTGAATATGATCTTACGGCTCTCAAGCGCCCTCTTCCTGTCAGCAAGGGCCTTCTTGTATGCCGCCCACTTCTCCAAGCGCAGCACAGACTCTAGGACCACTACGGTCTTCGCCTCCGTCAACGACATTTGCGCAGAGCGCCAAAATGCAACAACTTAGATTCGACACGGCCTTAGTACACAAATAAAAAACATCAAGTGACAACAAAGAGTCAAAGACCCTACCAGAATTTTGAAGTAATTTCAGCCAACTTTTTTAAGGGGTTCGAGTGCTACACACATAACCAAATTTGCAACTTATAGAACAATTAAAAATTTGCAATGGTTTGGCAAACAAACACACTGGATAAGTGTAAAAAATGAAAGAATATAAAAAGTGAAAGACAACAATCTCTAGTTCACCTTTTCATTCTACCATTACACATGCGCACTACGAAAGGGAAGGGATTCTGAATATCAGACATATGAGACACAATTATGCCAGAAGCAACACCAAGATACAACACACGAGTACCAGGAGCCTACATATATATTAACAAATTATCAGCTATAACAGCACCATAGTTTCTACTTGCAAAAAAACATATAGAACTCAAGCAGATTGAGTTAACAAAGTCTACTTACAATCCAGATGTTGTCAACACCACCAAGCACAACAGTAGCCAGCTTCAAACGGAAGGGGTTCCACACCCTGTATTCAACCTTTGTTCAATCATCATTCTACAATGCCCAAATAATCAAACAGTAGAAATAAATCAGTTCTACAGCCAAAATCCCAATGGATGAGTTTCAAACCTATGTCATTACAATTATTTAGAGTGATTCCTTATCATAAAAATGGAAAGGAAAAATAATTAACTAATTTACATTTCATTGGGCATGAGCGCATTAGAAACTCGTATTTGCATCACCCATCTAGATCTCTTGAAGGAGAATCCGAGTAAGATCATCATTTACAGAGCTAAAAGCCCATAATAAAGTTGTAGCAAGTTTACAAAGCATATATTCTTGTGGACTGAATTTCAACCAAATTACATTTTAGATTCTAAATAAAGATACATATAACGTACTTGGATAAACAGATAACACGAAAAAGGAACAATATCTGAACCTTGACAATGTACAGATTTACTAAAACAGGTCAACTCACTCGCAGTACACACAACACAAGCAATCCCTGTCTAATAATAAAACAAGAAGATAAAATGGGACAAGAACAAGCAATCACAAACCTGAACGGAAGCACGCTTCTCTCTGTACACAGACTCTCCCGAGACCATGTTCTTGGTGCAGAGCGCATCCTCTTTGGACTTGGAGATGAAGACACCAGCGTGCTTGTGCACCACCACAACAGCCTTGCTCCCGCCATTCATGCCACCACCACGGCCGCCTTAGGCGTCCTACCATCTCTCCCTCCCTTCCCCTCTCTCACCTCTACCACTACCAAATCCGCGGCCACCGTCGCCCCCACGACCGTCGCCATCAAACCTGCCTCCCCTCTCACTGTGTCCTCCTACAAGATTTATCGAAGCAATAAGTCTCCGTCGCTTGCGAAAATGGATGGAAAACAAGAATAGTGTCATGGTTAGCTACCTCTAGCTGGTGGCCTCATGGTGCTGAGCTGACGAGGAGCTTGTAGTCGCCGCCTCCATGTAGCGAGGGTTTAGGGTTTTCGTGGGGATTAGGGTTGGCAGGGGAGATGAGTCTAACCATCTTCTGGGAGCGATTAGGGCAGGGCGGAGTAGGGCCGCGTCTGCCACAGGATTGAGAGCGATTAGGGCACTGGGGGCGCGGCGGATTTGCGCGCCGTTGCAGCTGTGCTCGGCTTCGTCCTCGCGGCGGAGACTGCGGGCGTTGCTGGCGCGACGGTGCAGCTTTGCGGACGTTGCAGCTTTGGGCACTGGGGGCGCGGTGGATTTGCGCGCGGCCGCAGCCGATTTGGGGACCGGGGGCGCTGCGGCCGCGAGGACGGCGGCGGGGAATGCGGGCGCGTGGAGGGGAATGCTGGCGCGTGGAGGGGACTGCGGGCGCGGAGCGCGTGATGGCAGAACATTTGCTACTGTGCACGCCTACAATGCAaacatatagagtagtagagatataagGCTGCCCGCAGCGGCTTACTGGACCTGAAGCGCTATCCAGATAGAGTCCAGTTTACAGTGGTTTTTTCCTGCAGCGGCAACTCGTTCAGGCACGCTAAAATAACGTGGATACAAAAAAACGCCATATAAAGCGTTGTACTTTCCTACTACGCTATATACGCACTGAGTGCATGCAGGCGGTACAGCAAGGCACTGAAGTGAAAAAAATATATAGTAGTAGGTATAGGGTTGAGTATAGAGTAAATATGACTGCGGAGGATTATAGTATAGAGTAGGTAATCTTGCTGACGAGGATAGAATATTTTTTTAGAGTACAAATTTAGAGTagtatgagtgcggatagcctaaCAGTGTCCAGCAGTGGTATGCTCATCAAAAGGATTATTTTAAACTGTTTTGTACTGTAAACTACAGTATCTATAAAATTAAATTTAAATATAAATATGAATAAGCTGTTAAAGATAGCCTCACGTAGTGACGTTCTCTCGCTCACGCCACTAAACTTCGAGCGGTGGTCTCGAAAAACGTAGGTTGTTTTACAAAGTAGTTTGACGAGATAGATTTACACTCAGGATGAATTTAATGGTTAAAAATTAATATCAGTATCCTAATCATTTTTACACTATCTCAACATCATATCTATATTTAAACTCCACTTAAAACAGTGCTTTGGAGAACTATATGATAAACTACTGAACATGATCTTAGAGTTTATATCAATTTAAATATTGTTTAGTCATTATTTAGTCTGGCTTGGGTTTCTCTAAAAAGAAAGAGAACGCCACGTTTCTGTGGCTTTGACTTTTAGGAGCTGATACGCTCTcatattttttttttaaaaaaaatcaatgGTAGGAGCGAGTTTATATACAAAAATAATGTGCCAAGGATATACAAAGTCTCAAATGTGCTCACaggtttagggggtgtttgagaACAAAGTTTTTCTGCTATATTGAAGCAATAATGTGGTATTATATACTTTGAGGTGTTTGGAAACTCATATGAAATCTCTGTATACTAAACTGTGATATTGTAAATACTACACTTGTTTTGCAGTTTTGTAAACTTTGGTCTCAGCCAAAGTTTTTCTCCGTAAAGAGAGTGTCAGCTGGGTCCCGCTCTGGCTGATTGGTCTCAACCAAAGTTTTTCCCAAACACCTTGATGTATTGGATACTGTTGTATTCGAAAACTGAAGCATTGTAAACTGTAGTAAtgtcatgactaaagtatactTTAGTATTTGGAAAACTGCAGTATGGAAAAACTGTGTTCCTAAACAGGGCCTTAGGGGTGTGTGTCACCATCTACTTACCAAAGTCTTCAGAGGTGATGTGGGGTGTGGAGATGACAATGGATATGATTTATTCGCGCGCTCATAGATAAAAAAAACTCGCTGTGTATGGATTTGGGTATAAGTTTATACCCCTGGATACGGTATCGTTTAATATCCACCGATATTTATAGAACGGATATGAAAAGTGGTATCCATATCCAAATATTCGATTACTCGTTAACATTTGGAAAGAAATCACATCCCAATTCATAGGTGCAACGTGCAGGCCACGCCGCTAGCCTCACTCCGTCCCTCGTCGCTCAACTCGCCTCTCCGCTTGCCATCAGCCTCCCTCGCAAGTCGCAACTCATGCGGGCTTGCAGCTTTGCGCATCACTGACCACCTCGTAGCTGGCCACCCTTGCGCTGTCGACCCGAATCACGCCGTCGATTGGAATTGCCCAACAGGAGCAACTGCACCGTGTAGGCCCAATTGCATTGTCCAGCTGGATTTAAATTTATCAAGTAGACAAACAGATATGTCCGTGGATATTCGTCACTGTCGGTAACGGATGTCGATACGGTTTTTTTATCCATAGCAGATAACATGTATGGATTCGGGTAGCGGATTTAAGTGGCCGATATAGATATCTAGAGCTAGGCTATGTTTGTTTAGGTTTTTTTTAAGCTTCTGACCACCAAAATATGCTGCAAACTGTTAAACGTCTCAACTTTTCAACATGTTTCTATATGAATCTCTTCGATAAAAATCGTCTAAAATCAACGTGAATACATAATCGGTCGGATCATCATAATAATAAAAATCTATCGCTTTCTAGATACTAAACCGTTTGGACTACTTTATATCTTTCTCCGCACATAATCTCACTATACTCAAATTCTCCAAATTCCACTCTCAGATTTTCAGGTCAGAAAAAAGTTAAACCAAACAGATCAGAAAAAAGAAGTTAAACCAAACAGACCGTATCCCCTAGATGTGTTCGCACGTCTATATATATATACGAGTGTTTATGCATATGCTGTAATTCGTAATAACTCCTACACCTGCGTTTGATAGCCATGTATGGCCGTACAAATGACACGGAAAGGCCCAGGTAGCAGTTAAGATGCTGCCAGAGTGCCATACAAATAAACTTTTCAACAAGCAATTGAATTCAAATCAGAATAAAACTTCTATCGCTGCAACAAACGGAACCTAGGCTGAAGCAATACGATCCACTGAAACACTGTTGAGACTTCATCACATAGAGACAGCAATTAGCTTCATAAACCATAGGAACCGGCGTTATGCACAAAAATGCAACATTAAGGCGCCTGGAGTGACCCAGAGAGGCATTTATAATACAGAAGAAAAATAATAAAGAACAATAAGTAATCATAATGTCAAATTAGCCCTACTACGAACAACATCTCCTTTCTCTATAAAATCTCACCATGAAACTGGAATACATGCATGAATCAGCTAACTTTATGGCCACTACTAtaatactacctccgttctcaAATATTTATCGTCCTCtagttcatttttaaactaaaccacaacaaataaaaaagaacggagggagtaataAACAAGGTGATAACAGATGGCAACAGCAGCAATCAGCATCCAACCACAGAACGGTTCAGCTAAGTCAGCTTGACATCATGTATCTGCTCAAACAAAATCCTATTTCCTCAACAGAATTGACATAAACCCTGCACAAAACAGAACACATGAAATCAAAGAAAACCAGATAAAATTTGGGGCAAGGAATGCCTGAGAGACCACAAATCACGGACCTAGTAATATCAAGGAATATCACTGATGACGAGGCATCGCCAGTCAACAAAACTGAAGTAAACAGGATTTCATATCTACATATCAGGATGACCAAATGGTGCACGCACGAATAGCTGACCATGAAGCGTGACAACAGCGGATGTTTGGTGAGGATCGATTCTTGATGGCAAGTTGACCACCTGAGGCAAACAAAAAAATCACTACATGTTAAACTGAGTTCACAAATGTGTTTCTGTTAGTGTTCAAAGTGAAGCTACCACCTTCTTGAACGGAGTGATCCCCCAAGGATTATCAGGCTGCTCTGGATCCCCTGTGATAACCAGACGTCCAGCAGGATCTGATTGAACATGCACCTGCTACCGTCAGAACAAAAAATTAGCAAATTCCTCTATGGCATGGCCTTATTTCATAAGGAAAATTCCTTTTGCCTATGCTCCATTTATCTCTGGAAGGATTTATCTTAGGTCAATGAAAAGTTTCAAAACTCGGCTCTCCACATGAATGGCACCATACTTCCTCACCTCCTCTCTTAGAAGTCCCGGAACTAGTGCATAAACTTCAAAGCAATCTTTCTGCAGGAAAGCAATAACCAAATAGTGTAACTTCAAATCTCAGTGGAAGTTCCCTAGCAAAGCTACCTTGTAAAAAAACCATTTCATGGTACAGGCTATAATCAAAACATAATAATCTGCACAACATGACTAACAAAACAATACAAACTGAACTTACAGTCTGCCGCACATTGATCTTCACCCAGTCGGCTGGTTCTCCAACGTCAACGACCATAGAATCTTCCCTGAAATTGTGCATTGTATCACATATGAGAACAAAAATCATCAGAACAGAGAAATTTTCATACAGCATCTGAATATATGGACAAAACTTCCTCCAGATGAGCTCAATTGCACTACAAGACGCTACAAGATTTAGGATTTCTTCATCTAACATATTGCATACCGATACTTAAATTATATAGATATAGCCAAATGAATGTACAGGGAGCCTTAACTGTGACTTATTTGTTTTTGAGCGGGACGACTTGAGAGCATACTCTGGACTAGATGCTTTCTTTCTCTTGAGCACCCCTAAATATATCATGAAAGATACATGAGAGAAAATAACATAGTGCACATTAGCAAGAAAAAATCATGATgcgtattgtgttcaaaaaggttaTGAAGTGTACCAAAGCTTAGGTTTTTATCACGATTTGGAAGTGGCATTGTATCTTTGTCCTGCAGAAATGTGAATATTTTTCAATGAGAACAGTAAGCaaacaaaatgtgaatccagtaAAGGAAATTCTATTACCTTCAAAATGTTATCCCCATAAGTGCCATTTGTGAGAAGGCGGTGAGCATGCCAACCCTGCATAGCACGCGCTGCAGCATCCCTTCTAACTCTGGCAGAAGATGATTGATTTACAACCACCTACAAAACCATCAGGGAACTTGTCATAACGAACTAAAATTAGCAACTTGCACATTTCAACAACAGGCGTTAGCAAACAGCCTCCTTGAACAGTGCGAGCATTACAATAAAACACATATTCACAACTGACAACAGGTTTCCAACTAGAAACAGGCCAGCAATTCAGTGACTAAATTCGTTTTGGCCTACCTGAATATAGATTGACTCTGACTTTATTCTTCAATTACAGTTACACAACTAATGAAAACGAATATATAAGGTGACAAAATCAGTGTACATTATATTTAAACCAATAAGATGAACCCATTTAAACAATACATAGATATGTGCTAAGCGCTAACTAGAAATTTAAGTTAAAGCTGCACTGCTAATTCTTTCTTTAACAAGAAAAAGGTTTACCTCACGGTCAGCACCACTAGGCTGTGGTAAACCAGGCGGTGGTATCTGAAGCTGACCAGTCCGGACCTTGTGTTTTTCGTATTCAAGAAGTGCCTGAATTCATCAGTTAACAAACCAAGGAAAGTAATGAATAGATATAACATGGGAACCCATAAGCTTAGACCTTAGAGCAATGACTATTACTATTACTGTATTCAATCGAAAATCTGGCATCTAAAGCATCAACAAGGATATGATGAAGTAAAAGTATGACTACTTGACAAGCATCTAAAGCATGTCAAACAGCTGGCTGTCATATTTGTTCCCACAAGGCAATAAAAGGTAAGAAAAAAACACATATTTGTGTGTCTCTAAACAATTAACAGCATGAAGTATCATTATCACAAAATGAATAAAAAATCTGTGGCGCTTCAAGGTTAAAATTTATTCACTGACAGGTTCAGTACCTCTAGCTCCATATTTATATTTGTTAGGTTGAGTCTAGAAAAGATTCATGTTTATAAGTTAAAAGAAGTAAGAACCAAActaagtttgatgtaattttttattctTCGTGTTAACTGAGGTAAGGTTGATAATGACTACAGTTCTGTTCATGGATGAAATGCTCCTCAGCTACACTATAATGGATGAAGTAAACAAAGGCATTCCTTGGAAATTTAAGAAAAAAAATACTGCAGCCAGTGCATCACCTTCTCATAGAAAATTCGAAATGACCAAGAAACAGTCGTGCAGGTCCTGCAAAAGATGTGAATCGAAGGAATGATTACATGGCATAAAAAGAATCATCTACAAGGTCGCATTTAACATGTATTGCAATGTTCACCTAAACGGTTGTTTAGCCCGTTTAAACACCGTTCAAACGCTACCTTGTGGTATGTCGTTTTCATTTAATCATCTGTTTAGCCCATTTAATTAGCCGTGTAGCCTGCTTAATGGTCTATTTAGCTCGAATAATGGCTAAACGGTAGGTGACTAACTGTTTACCATTTACAAGAACATTGATGTATTGTGTGAAAAGAAGCCCTTACTTTGGTGGCCTGAAAGTCTCTCCAACTTGACGCCATAGTTTACAAACCGTTACCTGAATAAACAAAAATATTCAACTGAACTAATGCCCACATACAAAGTGCTGAGCAACGCAATCATGAAAAGAAGTGAAACCTGTTAAAGATCATCAGTATTTTACTAGCTTGTAAATTCAGTTATCCGAGAAAATTTCACTCTATTGTATCTACAGCAGCAAGTGCCTATGCGTGATAATGAAATCGGCCGTACCTGCTCGTGGCctcccaggtgggcgacctgcctCCATAACCTAGATTACAACATATCAAACAGGGGCCAAGTGCGTTTAGACAACAAAAGACGGTACAGGACAGGAGTAGCTCAGAGAACGAGAGGTATAGTTAAGATGCACACTTGAGGCAGTTGAGGCCCTTGCCGTAGAACTTGGGCGGCTTGAACTCGAGACTGTGCTCCCTATGGAAGCGCTCCAGCTCCGCCATGAACGCACCTTGCTCCTCCTCCGTCCCAGAGTCATCACCGTCGAGGAAGGGGTCCGGTTCCACCTCCACGCGGTGGCCGGCGCCACTCTGGGTCATCCCCGTGGAGCTTTCGCCCTCCACCTTCACCTCGGCCCTCGGAGACGCATCAGGGgtggagtcgtcgtcgtcgtcgtcctcctcctcctcctcctcgtctccgtcatcatcgtcgtcctcctcctccccgTCGGCGTCAAGGCTGATGGCGTCCTCGCCGTTCGTCTCCACCTTTGCGCTGCCAACAATCCCCTCCGGGTCCTCAGCCGCGGCCACGGGCGGTGCGCGCTCCCCGTCCGCATTGGGCTCCATCTGATCCGGGGAGCCCACTCCTCCCTCTCCGTCATCGCTCTCCGGTTCGGCGTCCGGGGTCGTGTCCCCACCCCGCGCAGCCGCCTCTTTCGACACAGCAACCGGCTCTTTCTCGGGCGTCTGCCACGCTTCCTCGCTGTTGGCGTCCTCGGCGAGCGGGTCGTCCCCGTCACGGTCGGGACCGGCGGCGTGGCCCCGCGGGTCGCTCATCGCGGGAGGAGTGGGAGAGCGAACGGGCGGCTGCTATTTTCGCGGCAGGTTTGCACCGAGGTCTGAGGCGTAGGGAGATGGCCTGGAGTTGGAGTGGGACGGGTCTCTCCACGGCTCGCGACTCGCGGAGGAAGAGATATTCTCTTCCTCTCTCACCGCTTCGCGCCCACGGGCCGCATTACATGGGCCTAAAACATCCGCCTACGTACGTAAACCAAAAAAACGGTAACCAGACTAACCACAGCTGACCGCTCAAGCCATGGGCCGGCCTTCTCAAACTTATCAGCTGTGTTTCTAGTGGTATATGATATTTTTGTGTCaacgaaatgtctatgatagcatTATGAATCTTATCTCCGTAATTTATCCATTAATGGTGTGTTTGGATGGAAGGACGAAGAGGGATGGGATGGGATTAGGGATGGCAGTTGGACCCGTGGGTATAGATACCCGCGGGTTTCGTACCCACCGGATATGGATACGGGTACAAAAACTCACTCGTGGGTCCTATCGGGTCGGATACCCGAAATACATCGGGTCGGGTATGGGTAAAATACTTTATCcacgggtatccagtggatacccgAAATATCAATATACCTCTTTAAATGTGCTACATCCACTAAAATATGCTACATTCACTAGAAAAACTCACTCGCATGTGTTGTTGATTAATGAATATTAATTTGTGTTGTGTTAACAGTCAACTGTAATGTAATCGAGACCAATGAGACATTGACAATGTTATAACTGTCAATTGTCATGAACTCATTAAGCTTTTATTCTTTGTACTCAAATTTAAATTTATTGGATGTGATAATTATGAGTTGAGATATTGTATCGACGTGTAGCCAAATATAGTCATTCTCGTATTGCATTGGTGCTTAGATGTAAACTAAAATATTTTATGCATTTATTATAACACTGATCGAATGTTATTTAGTCTACAATAacatatccactgg
Proteins encoded:
- the LOC100281586 gene encoding DNA-binding protein isoform X1, producing the protein MSDPRGHAAGPDRDGDDPLAEDANSEEAWQTPEKEPVAVSKEAAARGGDTTPDAEPESDDGEGGVGSPDQMEPNADGERAPPVAAAEDPEGIVGSAKVETNGEDAISLDADGEEEDDDDDGDEEEEEEDDDDDDSTPDASPRAEVKVEGESSTGMTQSGAGHRVEVEPDPFLDGDDSGTEEEQGAFMAELERFHREHSLEFKPPKFYGKGLNCLKLWRQVAHLGGHEQVTVCKLWRQVGETFRPPKTCTTVSWSFRIFYEKALLEYEKHKVRTGQLQIPPPGLPQPSGADREVVVNQSSSARVRRDAAARAMQGWHAHRLLTNGTYGDNILKDKDTMPLPNRDKNLSFGVLKRKKASSPEYALKSSRSKTNKSQEDSMVVDVGEPADWVKINVRQTKDCFEVYALVPGLLREEQVHVQSDPAGRLVITGDPEQPDNPWGITPFKKVVNLPSRIDPHQTSAVVTLHGFMSILLRK
- the LOC100281586 gene encoding DNA-binding protein; protein product: MSDPRGHAAGPDRDGDDPLAEDANSEEAWQTPEKEPVAVSKEAAARGGDTTPDAEPESDDGEGGVGSPDQMEPNADGERAPPVAAAEDPEGIVGSAKVETNGEDAISLDADGEEEDDDDDGDEEEEEEDDDDDDSTPDASPRAEVKVEGESSTGMTQSGAGHRVEVEPDPFLDGDDSGTEEEQGAFMAELERFHREHSLEFKPPKFYGKGLNCLKLWRQVAHLGGHEQVTVCKLWRQVGETFRPPKTCTTVSWSFRIFYEKALLEYEKHKVRTGQLQIPPPGLPQPSGADREVVVNQSSSARVRRDAAARAMQGWHAHRLLTNGTYGDNILKDKDTMPLPNRDKNLSFGVLKRKKASSPEYALKSSRSKTNKSQEDSMVVDVGEPADWVKINVRQTKDCFEVYALVPGLLREEVHVQSDPAGRLVITGDPEQPDNPWGITPFKKVVNLPSRIDPHQTSAVVTLHGFMSILLRK